A single region of the Streptomyces sp. NBC_01381 genome encodes:
- a CDS encoding IucA/IucC family C-terminal-domain containing protein — translation MKHHTGNHHIDLAEVASVGGFFVLRTGTPPGGAQVTPLARVYAGESDPLAFRVAKVGARLGAPDERVAVSVAQLGLAARLWSVALGSAALHGEVPDLDPELLHWDADGSSPDDLWLTDVRGRSADAAAVRDAVQESHLAPLADALRARYRISARLLWGNAGSALAGAARELHTWARRTGRTEVGERALDLAAELFAHPDLRGTGTLDGTAFRRRSCCLYYRCPGGGLCGDCCFERPPHRSVRDSSPPGASG, via the coding sequence GTGAAACACCACACCGGCAACCACCACATCGACCTGGCCGAAGTCGCTTCCGTCGGCGGCTTCTTCGTCCTGCGCACGGGGACACCGCCGGGCGGCGCCCAAGTGACGCCCCTGGCACGGGTGTACGCCGGGGAGAGCGACCCCCTCGCGTTCCGCGTGGCCAAGGTCGGCGCGCGGCTCGGCGCCCCCGACGAGCGGGTGGCCGTGTCCGTGGCGCAGCTGGGGCTCGCGGCACGGCTGTGGTCGGTGGCGCTCGGGTCGGCCGCGCTGCACGGCGAAGTGCCGGACCTCGACCCGGAGCTGCTGCACTGGGACGCCGACGGCAGCTCGCCCGACGACCTGTGGCTCACCGACGTACGGGGCAGGAGCGCCGACGCCGCCGCCGTCCGCGACGCCGTCCAGGAGAGCCATCTGGCGCCCCTGGCCGACGCCCTGCGCGCCCGCTACCGCATCTCCGCCCGCCTGCTGTGGGGCAACGCGGGCTCCGCGCTCGCCGGCGCCGCCCGCGAACTGCACACCTGGGCGCGGCGCACAGGACGTACCGAAGTAGGGGAGCGCGCCCTGGACCTGGCCGCCGAACTCTTCGCCCACCCCGACCTGCGCGGCACCGGAACCCTGGACGGCACGGCCTTCCGGCGCCGCAGCTGTTGCCTCTACTACCGGTGCCCCGGCGGCGGACTGTGCGGCGACTGCTGCTTCGAGCGGCCGCCCCACAGGTCCGTGCGGGACTCTTCCCCGCCGGGCGCTTCTGGGTGA
- the glgA gene encoding glycogen synthase has product MRVGLLTREYPPDVYGGAGVHVEFLARELRSLIDVDVHCWGEPDTAVDGLTRHQAWEALEGANDALRTLSVDLSMAAALTGCDLVHSHTWYANLAGHIGRLLHGVPHVMTSHSLEPLRPWKAEQLGGGYALSSWAERTAIESADAVIAVSHGMRADILACYPAVDPARVHVVHNGIDTDLYRPVPGVDALESHGIDPGRPYVLFVGRITRQKGVPHLLRAAAKLDPAVQLVLCAGAPDTPEIDAEFRTLFEELSRTRGGVHWIPQMLPRPQIVQLLSHARVFACPSVYEPLGIVNLEAMACGTPVVASAVGGIPEVVADGETGLLVPYEEDEEPAAFEARLAHALNHLIADPRTATRMGVAGRERAVREFGWDAVARRTAHVYEELLESK; this is encoded by the coding sequence GTGCGAGTGGGACTGCTCACCCGGGAGTATCCACCGGACGTCTATGGAGGCGCCGGAGTCCATGTCGAGTTCCTAGCACGGGAGTTACGCTCCCTGATCGACGTCGACGTGCACTGCTGGGGAGAGCCGGACACCGCCGTCGACGGACTCACGCGGCACCAGGCCTGGGAGGCGCTCGAAGGCGCCAACGACGCCCTGCGCACCCTCTCCGTGGACCTCTCCATGGCGGCCGCGCTCACCGGCTGCGACCTCGTCCACTCCCACACCTGGTACGCCAATCTCGCGGGCCACATCGGCAGACTTCTGCACGGTGTCCCGCACGTCATGACCTCGCACTCCCTGGAACCCCTGCGCCCCTGGAAGGCCGAGCAACTGGGCGGCGGCTACGCCCTGTCCAGCTGGGCCGAGCGCACCGCCATCGAGTCGGCGGACGCCGTGATCGCCGTGTCGCACGGGATGCGCGCCGACATCCTCGCCTGCTACCCGGCGGTCGACCCGGCCCGCGTACACGTCGTCCACAACGGCATCGACACCGACCTGTACCGCCCCGTCCCCGGCGTGGACGCCCTGGAGAGCCACGGCATCGACCCCGGGCGGCCCTACGTCCTGTTCGTCGGCCGCATCACCCGGCAGAAGGGCGTGCCCCATCTGCTGCGCGCAGCCGCGAAGTTGGATCCCGCCGTCCAGCTCGTGCTCTGTGCGGGCGCCCCCGACACCCCGGAGATCGACGCCGAATTCCGCACCCTCTTCGAGGAGTTGAGCCGCACCCGCGGGGGAGTCCACTGGATCCCGCAGATGCTTCCGCGCCCGCAGATCGTCCAACTCCTCAGCCACGCCCGGGTGTTCGCCTGCCCTTCGGTGTACGAGCCGCTCGGCATCGTCAATCTGGAGGCGATGGCTTGCGGCACACCAGTGGTGGCATCGGCCGTCGGTGGCATCCCGGAGGTCGTCGCCGACGGCGAGACGGGACTCCTCGTCCCGTACGAGGAAGACGAGGAGCCCGCGGCCTTCGAGGCGCGGCTCGCCCACGCCCTGAACCATCTGATCGCCGATCCGCGCACCGCGACGCGGATGGGCGTCGCCGGACGCGAGCGCGCGGTACGGGAGTTCGGCTGGGACGCGGTCGCCCGGCGCACGGCCCACGTGTACGAGGAGTTGCTCGAGTCCAAGTGA
- the glgC gene encoding glucose-1-phosphate adenylyltransferase translates to MRGGPSVLGIVLAGGEGKRLLPLTADRAKPAVTFGGTYRLVDFVLSNLVNGDVLRICVLTQYKSHSLDRHVTTTWRMSSLLGNYVTPVPAQQRLGPRWYSGSADAILQSLNLVHDEQPDYIAVFGADHVYRMDPRQMLGQHFESGAGVTVAGIRVPRADASSFGIITPARDGTRVDRFLEKPADPPGLPGSPHQVFASMGNYVFTTKTLVDALQQDAEDDNSVHDMGGSILPMLTERGLAQLYDFDDNHVPGETARDHGYWRDVGTLDAYYEAHMDLISDQPVFNLDNRRWPIYTHSGGLPPAKFCAGGIASESIVSPGCVIRGQVTRSVLSPGVTVEQGAVVQGSVLHDNVRVGRGAVVRGAVLDKNVDVPPGATIGVNPERDQELYTVSKAGVIALGKGQAVPL, encoded by the coding sequence ATGCGCGGTGGACCTTCGGTGCTCGGAATCGTCCTGGCCGGCGGGGAGGGCAAACGCCTGCTGCCCCTCACCGCCGACCGGGCCAAACCAGCGGTCACGTTCGGCGGCACGTACCGCCTCGTCGACTTCGTGCTCTCCAACCTCGTCAACGGCGACGTCCTGCGGATCTGCGTACTGACCCAGTACAAGTCGCACTCCCTGGACCGGCATGTGACCACGACCTGGCGGATGTCGAGCCTGCTCGGCAACTACGTCACCCCGGTCCCGGCCCAGCAGCGCCTCGGCCCGCGCTGGTACTCGGGCAGCGCGGACGCGATCCTGCAGTCCCTCAACCTCGTCCACGACGAACAGCCGGACTACATCGCGGTGTTCGGCGCCGACCACGTCTACCGGATGGACCCACGGCAGATGCTGGGCCAGCACTTCGAGAGCGGCGCAGGAGTGACGGTCGCGGGGATCCGGGTGCCGCGCGCCGACGCGTCGTCCTTCGGCATCATCACCCCCGCACGGGACGGCACGCGGGTCGACCGCTTCCTGGAGAAGCCCGCCGACCCGCCGGGCCTGCCGGGCTCCCCGCACCAGGTGTTCGCCTCCATGGGCAACTACGTCTTCACCACGAAGACCCTCGTCGACGCGCTTCAGCAGGACGCCGAGGACGACAACTCCGTGCACGACATGGGCGGTTCGATCTTGCCGATGCTCACCGAACGAGGCCTGGCCCAGCTGTACGACTTCGACGACAACCACGTCCCCGGCGAGACCGCGCGCGACCACGGCTACTGGCGCGACGTCGGCACCCTCGACGCGTACTACGAAGCGCACATGGACCTGATCTCGGACCAGCCGGTGTTCAACTTGGACAACCGGCGCTGGCCGATCTACACCCACTCCGGCGGTTTGCCGCCCGCCAAGTTCTGCGCGGGCGGCATCGCGAGCGAGTCCATCGTCAGCCCCGGCTGCGTCATCCGCGGCCAGGTCACCCGCTCCGTGCTCTCGCCCGGGGTGACCGTCGAGCAGGGGGCGGTCGTGCAGGGCTCTGTGCTGCACGACAACGTACGCGTCGGGCGTGGTGCCGTGGTCCGCGGCGCCGTCCTCGACAAGAACGTGGACGTCCCGCCCGGCGCGACGATCGGCGTCAACCCCGAGCGGGACCAGGAGCTCTACACGGTGTCGAAGGCGGGCGTGATCGCGCTGGGCAAGGGGCAGGCCGTGCCCTTATAG
- a CDS encoding ABC transporter permease, with protein MSEAQPNKTSDDEPTAANRSERLSALAQQHGALVTLVIAVIAASLSFDTFLTGDNLENMAVSSAFLAVVALGMTFVIVTGGIDLSVGSLFALGGVLAAWGSQYGTAVALLLPLAVCGLIGLVNGLLIARSRLAPFIVTLAAMLGARGILLSVTDEGSTTYLVDKDSFFATLGQGKVLGVGAPVWITLVLFVAGAVVLRRSRFGQYVYAVGGNEDAAALMGAPVARTKIAVYTLSGLCAGLAGALNAAWLVSGVTILGSGMELEAISAVVIGGTLLTGGFGFISGSLVGVLLLKVIQNVINQIGSLDSAYQQVVSGAFLAVVVIAQTWLGRRRRVL; from the coding sequence ATATCCGAGGCACAGCCGAACAAGACCAGCGACGACGAACCGACCGCCGCGAACCGCTCGGAGCGGCTCAGCGCCCTGGCCCAACAGCACGGCGCCCTGGTCACGTTGGTGATCGCCGTCATCGCTGCGTCCCTCAGCTTCGACACCTTCCTCACCGGTGACAACCTCGAGAACATGGCGGTCTCCTCCGCCTTCCTCGCCGTCGTCGCGCTCGGCATGACGTTCGTGATCGTCACCGGCGGAATCGACCTCTCCGTGGGCTCCCTGTTCGCCCTGGGCGGGGTGCTCGCGGCCTGGGGTTCGCAGTACGGGACGGCGGTGGCGCTGCTCCTGCCGCTGGCCGTGTGCGGGCTCATCGGCCTCGTCAACGGCCTCCTGATCGCCCGCTCCCGGCTCGCCCCGTTCATCGTGACGCTCGCCGCGATGCTGGGCGCGCGCGGCATCCTCCTCTCCGTCACCGACGAGGGCTCCACGACCTATCTGGTCGACAAGGACTCGTTCTTCGCGACACTGGGCCAGGGAAAGGTCCTGGGTGTCGGGGCCCCGGTCTGGATCACCCTCGTCCTCTTCGTGGCCGGTGCGGTCGTCCTGCGCCGCAGCCGCTTCGGCCAGTACGTGTACGCGGTCGGCGGCAACGAGGACGCGGCGGCGCTGATGGGCGCCCCCGTGGCCCGCACGAAGATCGCCGTGTACACCCTGTCCGGGCTCTGCGCGGGCCTGGCGGGCGCGCTCAACGCGGCCTGGCTGGTCTCGGGCGTCACCATTCTCGGCTCGGGCATGGAGCTGGAGGCGATCTCCGCGGTCGTCATCGGAGGCACGCTGCTGACCGGCGGCTTCGGTTTCATCAGCGGTTCGCTCGTCGGCGTACTGCTCCTGAAGGTGATCCAGAACGTCATCAACCAGATCGGCTCGCTGGACTCCGCGTACCAACAGGTCGTCAGCGGCGCCTTCCTGGCGGTCGTGGTGATCGCGCAGACCTGGCTTGGCCGCAGGCGCCGGGTCCTATAA
- a CDS encoding ABC transporter permease, whose product MTDLALGGKASADRERLLRLLQSYGVYLGVAVLLLVNIFLTPHFLSAENFRTQAVQVAPVLIVALGMALAIGSEGVDLSVGSVMALSTSLLSLYLGYGMWIALVVAIIGGAVIGVANGSLIAFIGVQPIVATLALMVAGRGLALVLLPQLKDVRDPNMASLGSGDVLGIPYLVLIAAALALLVAFVVRRTTFGRQLLAIGDSRPAARLAGLPVRRVLILVYVCSGALAAVAGVLATARLTASDPTSLGNLMELSAITAVVVGGTPLSGGRVRIGGTVAGAVLIQLLTATLIKHDLPPSWTQIAQAVVIILAVYAARERGKR is encoded by the coding sequence ATGACCGACCTCGCCCTCGGCGGCAAAGCCTCCGCCGACCGTGAGCGCCTGCTCCGCCTCCTGCAGAGTTACGGCGTCTACCTCGGCGTCGCCGTCCTCCTCCTCGTCAACATCTTCCTCACCCCGCACTTCCTCTCCGCCGAGAACTTCCGCACCCAGGCCGTCCAGGTGGCCCCCGTCCTCATCGTCGCCCTCGGCATGGCCCTGGCCATCGGCAGCGAGGGGGTGGACCTCTCCGTCGGGTCGGTGATGGCGCTGTCCACGTCGCTCCTCTCCCTCTACCTCGGCTACGGGATGTGGATCGCGCTCGTCGTCGCGATCATCGGCGGCGCCGTCATAGGCGTCGCCAATGGCTCGCTCATCGCCTTCATCGGCGTCCAGCCCATCGTCGCGACGCTGGCCCTGATGGTCGCGGGCCGCGGGCTCGCCCTCGTGCTGCTGCCCCAGCTCAAGGACGTACGCGACCCGAACATGGCCTCGCTCGGCTCCGGCGACGTCCTCGGCATCCCCTACCTCGTCCTGATCGCGGCGGCGCTCGCACTGCTCGTCGCCTTCGTCGTCCGGCGCACCACGTTCGGCCGCCAGTTGCTCGCCATCGGAGACAGCCGACCGGCCGCCCGCCTCGCCGGACTGCCCGTACGACGCGTCCTGATCCTGGTGTACGTCTGCTCCGGCGCCCTCGCCGCCGTCGCGGGCGTCCTGGCGACGGCCCGTCTCACCGCGAGCGACCCCACCTCGCTCGGCAATCTGATGGAGCTGTCCGCGATCACGGCGGTCGTGGTCGGCGGCACACCGCTCAGCGGCGGGCGGGTGCGGATCGGCGGCACCGTCGCGGGCGCCGTACTGATCCAGCTGCTCACCGCCACGCTCATCAAGCACGATCTGCCGCCGTCCTGGACGCAGATCGCCCAGGCCGTGGTGATCATTCTCGCCGTCTACGCGGCACGGGAGAGGGGCAAGCGGTGA
- a CDS encoding sugar ABC transporter ATP-binding protein, which yields MSSDSSDVLSASRLTKRFPGVRALDAVDFTARAGEVHALIGENGAGKSTLIKVLTGVYAPDAGELTYNGRQLSFSTPLEAQHAGISTIYQEVNLVPLMSVARNLFLGREPRGRLGLIDFRRMHREAAEALRRLGIRVDVRRPLRELGVGTQQMVALARAVSVDARVVIMDEPTSSLEPREVQTLFGVIRMLRDRGIAVIYVSHRLEELYEVCDTVTVLRDGKRVHTGPIAELDRLRLVSLMLGREVGDVREEGVTKFTGSHDTSGQPVLAARELTVRHQLHGVSLDIRPGEVVGLGGLLGSGRSETAKAIAGALPPDSGRVLIAGAPVRTGSTPAAIRAGISLLPEDRKAEGIVPGLSVRENIALAALPRLSRFGLVDERRMDALVDTFIKRLRIKASSPHQKVGELSGGNQQKVLLARWLAMNPKVLLLDEPTRGIDVGAKAEVQKLIDELAEEGLAVLLISSDMEELVEGSDRVIVLKDGAVVQELSGADVTEDALLRAIAAGPVAAGGSRA from the coding sequence ATGTCGTCAGATTCTTCCGACGTCCTCTCGGCCAGCCGCCTCACGAAGAGATTCCCGGGCGTACGGGCCCTGGACGCGGTCGACTTCACCGCGCGCGCCGGTGAAGTGCACGCCCTGATCGGCGAGAACGGCGCCGGCAAGTCCACGCTCATCAAGGTCCTGACGGGCGTGTACGCACCGGACGCGGGCGAGCTGACGTACAACGGCCGGCAGCTCAGCTTCTCCACCCCTCTGGAGGCCCAGCACGCGGGGATCTCCACCATCTACCAGGAGGTCAACCTCGTCCCCCTGATGAGCGTGGCCCGCAACCTCTTCCTCGGTCGCGAGCCGCGCGGGCGCCTCGGGCTCATCGACTTCCGCCGGATGCACCGCGAGGCGGCCGAGGCCCTGCGGCGCCTCGGCATACGCGTCGACGTACGCCGCCCGCTGCGCGAACTGGGCGTAGGAACCCAGCAGATGGTGGCCCTGGCCCGAGCGGTCTCGGTCGACGCGCGGGTCGTCATCATGGACGAGCCGACGTCGTCCCTCGAACCCCGCGAGGTCCAGACCCTGTTCGGCGTGATCCGCATGCTGCGAGACCGCGGCATCGCGGTGATCTACGTCAGTCACCGCCTCGAAGAGCTCTACGAGGTGTGCGACACGGTCACGGTGCTGCGGGACGGCAAGCGGGTGCATACGGGGCCGATCGCGGAGCTCGACCGGCTCCGCCTGGTGTCCCTGATGCTGGGCCGCGAGGTCGGGGACGTACGCGAAGAGGGCGTCACCAAGTTCACCGGCAGCCATGACACTTCCGGCCAACCCGTCCTTGCCGCAAGGGAGTTGACGGTCCGCCACCAGCTGCACGGCGTCTCCCTCGACATCAGGCCCGGTGAGGTGGTGGGCCTGGGCGGCCTGCTCGGCTCGGGCCGCAGCGAGACGGCGAAGGCCATCGCGGGAGCGCTGCCGCCGGACTCGGGCCGCGTGCTGATCGCCGGGGCGCCGGTCCGCACCGGCTCCACCCCCGCCGCGATCCGCGCCGGCATCAGCCTCCTCCCCGAGGACCGCAAGGCCGAGGGAATCGTCCCCGGCCTCTCGGTCCGCGAGAACATCGCGCTCGCCGCGCTCCCCCGCCTCTCCCGCTTCGGCCTGGTGGACGAGCGCCGCATGGACGCGCTGGTCGACACCTTCATCAAGCGCCTGCGCATCAAGGCGTCGAGCCCCCACCAGAAGGTGGGCGAACTGTCCGGCGGCAACCAGCAGAAGGTCCTCCTGGCCCGCTGGCTGGCGATGAACCCGAAGGTCCTGCTCCTCGACGAGCCGACGCGCGGCATCGACGTCGGCGCGAAGGCCGAGGTCCAGAAGCTGATCGACGAACTGGCGGAGGAGGGTCTTGCGGTCCTCCTCATCTCCTCCGACATGGAGGAACTGGTCGAGGGCTCGGACCGGGTGATCGTCCTCAAGGACGGCGCGGTGGTCCAGGAGCTGTCCGGCGCCGACGTCACAGAGGACGCGCTGCTGCGAGCCATCGCCGCGGGGCCGGTTGCTGCCGGGGGGTCCCGTGCGTAG
- a CDS encoding ABC transporter substrate-binding protein — protein sequence MKPTTLLSRTSARTLLAAGLAASLALAAGCAKSEDDNAGDKSSTSQDQGDSGQVVSEPGAGSGETCAIDAYGGKKLDLKTATVGFSQSEKEANPFRIAETASIKAEAEKRGLKLLTANTQSQFSKQISDVQDLIAKGADLLVIAPLNSDGWEPVLRAASAKHIPIVTIDRKINAKACKDYVSFIGSDFVEQGRRAADQMIKATGGKGKIAILLGAAGNNVTTERTKGFEDRVKEKAPGLKIVFKQTGEFAREKGQQVTEQLIQSKPDITGIYAENDEMGLGAVGALKGAGKKAGDVKIVTVDGTRNAVQGIVDGWIYGVIESNPRFGPLAFQTLDTFTKGSKVSQDIVIKDSAYTKSNAKSDLGKAY from the coding sequence ATGAAGCCGACCACACTCCTCAGCCGTACCTCAGCCAGGACCCTCCTCGCCGCCGGTCTCGCCGCGAGCCTCGCGCTCGCCGCGGGGTGCGCCAAGTCCGAGGACGACAACGCCGGTGACAAGAGCTCCACGTCGCAGGACCAGGGCGACTCGGGCCAGGTCGTCTCGGAGCCGGGCGCGGGCAGCGGCGAGACCTGCGCGATCGACGCGTACGGCGGCAAGAAGCTGGACCTGAAGACCGCCACCGTGGGCTTCTCCCAGTCGGAGAAGGAGGCCAACCCCTTCCGGATCGCGGAGACGGCGTCCATCAAGGCCGAGGCCGAGAAGCGCGGCCTCAAGCTGCTCACCGCCAACACCCAGTCGCAGTTCTCCAAACAGATCAGCGACGTCCAGGACCTCATCGCCAAGGGCGCCGACCTGCTGGTCATCGCACCCCTGAACTCCGACGGCTGGGAGCCGGTGCTTCGCGCGGCCTCCGCCAAGCACATCCCGATCGTCACCATCGACCGCAAGATCAACGCCAAGGCCTGCAAGGACTATGTGAGCTTCATCGGCTCGGACTTCGTCGAGCAGGGCAGGCGCGCCGCCGACCAGATGATCAAGGCGACGGGCGGCAAGGGCAAGATCGCCATCCTGCTCGGCGCGGCCGGCAACAACGTGACCACCGAGCGCACCAAGGGCTTCGAGGACCGCGTCAAGGAGAAGGCCCCCGGACTGAAGATCGTCTTCAAGCAGACCGGCGAGTTCGCCCGCGAGAAGGGCCAGCAGGTCACCGAGCAGCTCATCCAGTCCAAGCCCGACATCACCGGGATCTACGCCGAGAACGACGAGATGGGCCTCGGCGCGGTGGGCGCGCTCAAGGGCGCGGGCAAGAAGGCCGGTGACGTCAAGATCGTGACGGTCGACGGCACCCGCAACGCCGTGCAGGGCATCGTCGACGGCTGGATCTACGGTGTCATCGAGTCGAACCCGCGCTTCGGCCCGCTGGCCTTCCAGACGCTCGACACCTTCACCAAGGGCTCGAAGGTGTCGCAGGACATCGTCATCAAGGACAGCGCGTACACGAAGAGCAATGCCAAGTCGGACCTCGGCAAGGCGTACTGA
- a CDS encoding LacI family DNA-binding transcriptional regulator, which produces MRVSLKDVAERAGVSIKTVSNVVNKYQHVTPAMRARVQEAIDELGYRPNLTARHLRKGRTGIIALALPELGNPYFAELAGAVIDAAAEHDFTVLLDHTRGEREQEVLVSQGFRARVIDGLILSPLELEAEDLQGREDDVPLVLLGERQYDLPYDHIAIDNVAAARTAVRHLIGRGRTRIAYLGARTDSANRPAHLRLQGWREELTQAGIATPDSLVGPVGGWDRWDGAKAMARMLDAGVRPDAVFAYNDLVAIGAMRVLHERGLRVPWDVAVVGFDDLAEGQFGAVTLTTVSPDKQAIARLAVASLLRSLEGGKEPAGRELTAEFRLVERESTLGRR; this is translated from the coding sequence GTGCGGGTTAGCCTCAAGGACGTCGCGGAGCGCGCGGGCGTCTCCATCAAGACCGTTTCCAACGTGGTGAACAAGTATCAGCACGTCACCCCGGCGATGCGGGCCCGTGTGCAGGAGGCCATCGACGAGCTGGGCTACCGGCCGAACTTGACGGCCCGTCATCTCCGGAAAGGGCGTACGGGAATCATCGCGCTCGCTCTGCCCGAGCTGGGCAACCCGTACTTCGCCGAGCTCGCGGGCGCGGTCATCGACGCGGCGGCCGAGCACGACTTCACCGTGCTGCTCGACCACACGCGCGGCGAGCGCGAGCAGGAGGTCCTGGTCAGCCAGGGCTTCCGGGCCCGGGTCATCGACGGTCTCATCCTCAGCCCGCTGGAGTTGGAGGCGGAGGACCTGCAGGGCAGGGAGGACGACGTGCCGCTCGTGCTGCTCGGCGAGCGCCAGTACGACCTGCCCTACGACCACATCGCGATCGACAACGTGGCGGCCGCGCGCACCGCCGTACGCCATCTCATCGGGCGCGGCCGCACCCGCATCGCCTATCTCGGCGCCCGCACCGACTCCGCGAACCGCCCGGCGCATCTGCGACTCCAGGGCTGGCGCGAGGAGTTGACGCAGGCCGGGATAGCGACGCCGGACTCCCTGGTGGGCCCGGTCGGCGGCTGGGACCGCTGGGACGGGGCGAAGGCGATGGCGCGGATGCTGGACGCGGGGGTGCGGCCCGACGCGGTCTTCGCGTACAACGACCTGGTGGCCATCGGCGCGATGCGGGTGCTGCACGAGCGGGGTCTTCGGGTGCCGTGGGACGTGGCGGTGGTCGGCTTCGACGACCTCGCGGAGGGCCAGTTCGGGGCGGTCACGCTCACCACCGTCTCGCCGGACAAGCAGGCCATCGCACGGCTCGCGGTGGCCTCGCTGCTGCGGAGTCTGGAGGGCGGCAAAGAGCCCGCCGGGCGTGAACTCACCGCGGAATTCCGCCTGGTGGAGCGCGAGAGCACCCTTGGGCGACGGTGA